A part of Paraliobacillus zengyii genomic DNA contains:
- the pulA gene encoding type I pullulanase: MKKSCAWLDDTNKIRVEFTEIPDQTTINPVIKNKQRNFEIESTEWNEKVVTIILKQSVDCEEDMMLYWQDMELQIHPRGIVRTVAFEKKYDASDTKLGAQYGRRKTSFSIWAPTATNMVLVLNEKAHIMYKETKGVWTVTVRGNYHLARYYFLATVNGEKQKINDPYAKGMTANSEEGVVLDLRRTDPEGFRTHTYAPVSKADAIIYELHVRDATSSVESGISKSHRGKFLGLTELNTTNPAGYSTGLSYISELGCTHVQFLPLQDFARADELNPSESYNWGYDPLQYFVPEGSFATDATDLVLRVKECKEMIHAFHKEGLSVILDVVFNHVYDFENSNFEKVLPGYFFRYQTDGTVSDATGTGNDLATERRMVRKFILECVDYWLKEYRVDGFRFDLMGVIDIQTMLAIQDRCNQEDRPILLLGEGWELDTPLLPEQKSSMAQSDHLQGISFFNDSFRDAIKGTLFDQLNTGYVNGNGAYIEKLPQLVAGSSDERFGDRLFSNPFQSVNYVECHDNHTLWDRFVLSNPTTSDKDKQYMHQLATGLTLLSQGIPFIHAGQEFFRTKNGDENSYLSGDQINQLDWSQRGREDQNVQWIRRLIQFRKASHLFQIGNVVEMEHRLHIIHSPNPVFGFLLAGADEDLVVFINPTNDEIQIEMPALGRWEKSLSNHSQVVTEISCLLDSCVVIQGYELAVLKKERR; this comes from the coding sequence ATGAAAAAAAGCTGCGCATGGTTAGATGATACAAATAAAATACGTGTCGAATTTACAGAGATTCCAGATCAAACGACAATAAACCCAGTTATAAAAAACAAGCAGCGAAACTTTGAGATCGAATCAACGGAATGGAATGAAAAGGTAGTAACAATCATACTGAAGCAAAGCGTAGATTGTGAAGAGGATATGATGTTATATTGGCAAGACATGGAGCTTCAAATCCATCCAAGAGGGATTGTACGTACGGTCGCTTTTGAGAAAAAATATGATGCAAGTGATACGAAACTTGGCGCGCAGTATGGTCGTAGAAAAACGTCCTTCTCGATTTGGGCGCCGACAGCGACAAATATGGTGCTAGTCTTAAATGAGAAAGCACACATCATGTATAAAGAAACAAAAGGTGTTTGGACAGTTACCGTGCGTGGCAACTATCATTTAGCACGTTATTATTTTTTAGCTACAGTAAATGGTGAAAAACAAAAGATCAACGATCCCTATGCAAAAGGTATGACGGCAAACAGTGAAGAAGGCGTTGTTTTAGATCTTCGCAGAACAGATCCAGAAGGTTTTCGAACCCATACGTATGCACCAGTGTCAAAAGCAGATGCAATTATTTACGAGCTTCACGTTCGTGATGCGACAAGCTCGGTAGAAAGTGGGATCAGTAAAAGCCATCGAGGCAAATTTCTTGGACTAACAGAATTGAACACGACAAATCCTGCGGGTTATTCAACAGGTTTGTCTTATATAAGTGAATTAGGCTGTACACATGTTCAATTCCTGCCACTGCAGGATTTTGCGCGAGCAGATGAATTAAATCCTAGTGAAAGCTACAATTGGGGCTATGATCCACTCCAATACTTTGTGCCGGAAGGAAGTTTCGCAACAGATGCAACAGACCTAGTGTTACGTGTGAAAGAATGCAAAGAAATGATTCATGCCTTTCACAAAGAGGGATTGTCCGTCATTTTAGATGTCGTCTTTAATCACGTCTATGATTTCGAAAATTCTAATTTTGAAAAAGTGTTACCAGGCTACTTTTTTCGATACCAAACGGATGGTACAGTTAGCGACGCGACAGGCACAGGAAACGATCTCGCAACAGAGAGAAGAATGGTTCGCAAGTTTATTCTGGAATGTGTCGATTATTGGTTAAAGGAATACCGTGTCGACGGTTTTCGCTTTGATTTAATGGGGGTAATCGATATACAAACGATGCTGGCGATTCAGGATCGATGCAACCAAGAAGACCGTCCAATTTTATTGCTAGGTGAAGGATGGGAATTAGATACACCACTTTTACCTGAACAGAAATCTTCCATGGCTCAAAGTGATCACTTGCAAGGTATTAGTTTCTTTAACGACAGCTTTCGTGACGCGATAAAAGGAACGTTATTTGATCAATTAAATACAGGTTATGTGAATGGTAATGGCGCATATATCGAGAAATTACCTCAGCTGGTTGCCGGTTCCAGTGACGAACGATTTGGAGATCGATTGTTTTCCAATCCGTTTCAATCGGTTAATTATGTCGAGTGTCATGATAATCATACGTTGTGGGATCGATTCGTTCTGTCCAATCCGACAACTTCAGATAAAGATAAACAATACATGCATCAATTAGCAACAGGATTAACCCTTCTAAGCCAAGGTATCCCATTTATCCATGCAGGACAAGAATTTTTTCGCACAAAGAATGGTGACGAAAATAGCTATCTCTCAGGTGACCAGATTAATCAATTGGATTGGTCGCAGCGCGGGAGAGAGGACCAAAATGTGCAATGGATAAGACGTTTAATTCAATTTAGAAAAGCATCTCATTTATTTCAAATTGGAAATGTAGTTGAAATGGAACATCGTTTGCATATCATTCACTCTCCAAACCCAGTGTTTGGATTTCTATTAGCGGGAGCGGATGAAGATTTGGTCGTCTTTATAAACCCAACCAATGATGAAATACAAATAGAAATGCCTGCCCTTGGTAGATGGGAAAAGTCACTTAGTAATCACTCACAAGTAGTAACGGAAATAAGTTGCCTGTTAGATTCATGTGTAGTTATTCAAGGTTATGAGTTAGCTGTTTTAAAAAAAGAAAGACGCTGA
- a CDS encoding HD domain-containing phosphohydrolase: MHVYHQFVRRIIINYLLGSFVAVLLVGGTFIFTTLEIPEVELSVMLATILLSLVVMMGAELYVLHKDLHLIKFATSHRELSMEEITAAYKQTHRFPFLTVRRILLPHFLGFSIPAGAISILFIQMGILHVSYQYVVYAYIGSALVAVMHGLVEYYLSIEAIKPVLADIRKKARTMHQVELSTHGYILVTIRKTLIASALVIGVSPILLFTVAAQIRLEEVAPEIAADYWNWAGAIIVMSMLFASLSAWLFAKSIQDPITELQVSMKKVQEGNLAVDAQDNYSNDFSKLIDGFNHMVISLKDKDTINQELLESFITTLAAALDARDPYTAGHSIRVSQNAVKIGEGLGLDEKELILLRKTGLLHDIGKIGVEDSVLLKDGKLTDEEFTKIQAHPVLGENILKQVKPQEAMEQMLPGVRSHHERFDGKGYPDQLKGEAIPLFGRIIAVADAFDAMTSNRPYRNAMPKERAYDIIRSGAGTQWDAECVSIFLTQHGQAK; encoded by the coding sequence ATGCATGTTTATCACCAGTTTGTCCGGCGTATTATTATAAATTATTTACTTGGTTCCTTTGTTGCTGTCTTACTTGTCGGAGGGACGTTTATCTTTACAACGTTAGAAATACCTGAAGTTGAGCTATCTGTTATGCTCGCTACGATTCTTCTGTCGCTTGTTGTCATGATGGGGGCGGAATTATATGTGTTACACAAAGATTTACACTTGATTAAGTTTGCGACGTCTCATAGGGAACTTTCGATGGAAGAAATTACTGCAGCGTATAAACAAACACATCGCTTTCCATTTTTAACGGTGCGTAGAATTTTGTTACCTCATTTCCTTGGATTTTCGATTCCAGCTGGAGCTATCTCTATTCTATTTATTCAAATGGGGATCTTACATGTTTCCTATCAATATGTGGTATATGCGTATATTGGATCTGCTTTAGTTGCCGTTATGCATGGACTTGTTGAATATTACCTGAGCATTGAGGCTATTAAACCAGTTTTAGCTGATATAAGAAAAAAAGCAAGGACGATGCACCAAGTTGAACTATCTACACATGGTTATATACTCGTAACAATTAGAAAAACGTTAATAGCTAGTGCTTTAGTAATTGGTGTATCACCAATCTTATTATTTACGGTAGCTGCTCAAATTCGTTTAGAAGAGGTGGCACCTGAAATTGCCGCTGATTATTGGAATTGGGCTGGAGCAATTATTGTCATGAGCATGTTGTTCGCCTCTTTGAGTGCATGGTTATTTGCTAAATCAATTCAAGATCCAATTACAGAATTACAAGTTTCGATGAAAAAAGTACAGGAAGGGAATTTAGCAGTAGATGCACAAGACAATTATTCCAATGATTTTTCAAAACTAATCGATGGATTTAATCACATGGTCATCTCTCTAAAGGATAAAGACACGATTAATCAAGAGCTTTTAGAAAGTTTTATTACCACTTTGGCTGCAGCATTGGATGCACGCGATCCATATACAGCTGGTCATTCAATTCGGGTTTCGCAAAATGCAGTGAAAATAGGAGAAGGACTGGGTCTAGATGAAAAGGAATTAATTCTTTTACGCAAAACGGGTCTTCTTCATGATATTGGTAAAATAGGTGTAGAAGATAGTGTTTTACTGAAAGATGGTAAATTAACAGACGAAGAGTTTACTAAAATACAAGCACATCCAGTTTTGGGTGAAAATATTCTTAAACAAGTTAAACCACAAGAAGCAATGGAGCAAATGTTGCCTGGTGTTAGATCACATCATGAAAGATTTGATGGGAAGGGGTATCCTGATCAGTTAAAAGGAGAAGCCATTCCATTGTTCGGACGCATTATTGCAGTGGCAGATGCATTTGATGCGATGACCTCAAACAGGCCATATCGAAATGCGATGCCAAAAGAGCGTGCATATGACATTATAAGAAGTGGAGCAGGAACACAGTGGGACGCTGAGTGTGTATCAATCTTTTTAACACAACATGGGCAAGCTAAATAA
- a CDS encoding EAL domain-containing protein, which translates to MDPLDIVGNLDHVKPAYQPIFSAITHSITGYEVLGRFYNGEEWVSLSDFFHDIEVPDEFKVEVDQHLLHIAIREMLASDQTSFLCINRNAKQLLLNDGEDLLQALQKFEKEGFAMNRIVIEVTEEDIDEDFENINHLLLYYKTYGIQIAIDHVGAKSANIDRIRQLEPHMLKIDTRIIGSYKEEGFQDIMYSLAMLAHRIGAALLFENIEDDFLQYFAWKNGGRYYQGFYLAKPAFELGSTETVNVNISEKVSEYIQREKSLIEERLGYILSWEEKLKQLLPQWKDPENVDGFIEVVTSNFNQESFRMYVCDSNGQQVSANFRKQSTSWEIESDRKGSNWAFRPYFLENMMQMKIWKKGILSDIYSDIETRELIRTFSYPLSSSYYLFIDIQYTFIYENECLLI; encoded by the coding sequence ATGGATCCACTAGATATTGTCGGTAATTTAGATCATGTAAAACCAGCGTACCAGCCCATTTTTAGTGCGATTACCCACTCGATTACGGGTTATGAAGTATTGGGCCGTTTTTATAATGGCGAAGAATGGGTAAGTTTAAGCGATTTTTTTCACGATATAGAAGTGCCTGATGAATTTAAAGTTGAAGTTGATCAACATCTCTTACATATTGCAATTAGAGAAATGTTGGCATCAGATCAAACGTCTTTTTTATGTATTAATCGTAATGCAAAGCAATTACTACTGAATGATGGGGAAGATTTATTGCAAGCATTACAGAAGTTTGAAAAAGAGGGCTTCGCAATGAATCGAATTGTGATTGAAGTGACAGAAGAAGACATAGACGAAGATTTTGAAAATATAAATCATTTATTACTTTATTATAAAACGTATGGCATTCAGATTGCGATTGATCATGTCGGTGCTAAAAGTGCTAATATCGATCGAATTCGCCAACTGGAACCGCATATGTTAAAAATAGATACACGCATAATTGGTAGCTATAAAGAGGAAGGATTTCAAGACATCATGTATTCACTTGCAATGCTAGCGCATCGGATCGGTGCAGCATTATTATTTGAGAATATTGAAGATGATTTCTTGCAATACTTTGCATGGAAAAATGGTGGTCGTTATTATCAAGGCTTCTATTTAGCTAAACCTGCTTTTGAACTTGGTTCGACCGAGACAGTAAACGTAAATATTAGTGAAAAAGTCTCGGAATATATCCAACGGGAAAAATCATTGATTGAAGAGCGTTTAGGTTATATTTTATCTTGGGAAGAAAAACTGAAACAGTTACTACCACAGTGGAAAGATCCGGAAAATGTTGATGGCTTTATTGAGGTGGTAACAAGTAACTTTAATCAAGAAAGCTTCCGGATGTACGTTTGTGATAGTAATGGACAACAAGTGTCCGCTAACTTTAGAAAACAATCCACAAGTTGGGAAATTGAATCTGATCGAAAAGGATCGAACTGGGCATTTCGTCCGTACTTTTTAGAAAATATGATGCAAATGAAAATATGGAAAAAAGGCATATTATCTGATATATACTCCGATATTGAGACAAGAGAATTAATCCGAACATTTAGTTATCCACTATCTAGCTCATACTATTTATTTATAGATATACAATATACATTTATTTATGAGAATGAATGTTTATTAATTTGA